The following are encoded in a window of Solidesulfovibrio magneticus RS-1 genomic DNA:
- a CDS encoding IS66 family transposase zinc-finger binding domain-containing protein, protein MDINSLPDDPAALKALIVDMAAEHQALEQRLRLLNLIIYGPKSEKKPRTGQEQQLSLFDEAEQAVEEHKPQTFEEACAPASTRRKRGRRPNPADLPRVEIIHDLPESEKACPCGAELVRIGEEVSEKLDIVPAKIQVIRHIRPKYACRTCEGVEADGPTVKTAPMPPQIIPQGIVTPGLLAHVAVAKYADALPLYRQEDQFARLGCGFR, encoded by the coding sequence GTGGACATCAATTCCCTCCCTGACGACCCTGCCGCACTGAAAGCTCTCATTGTCGACATGGCTGCGGAACATCAGGCGCTTGAGCAGCGCCTTCGGCTCCTGAACCTGATCATTTACGGCCCGAAGTCCGAGAAAAAGCCCCGTACCGGCCAGGAGCAGCAGCTTTCCCTGTTCGATGAGGCCGAGCAGGCCGTGGAGGAGCACAAGCCGCAGACCTTCGAGGAGGCCTGCGCCCCGGCGAGCACCCGCCGCAAACGCGGCCGTCGCCCCAACCCTGCTGATCTACCCCGGGTGGAGATCATCCACGACCTGCCGGAATCGGAGAAGGCCTGCCCCTGCGGCGCTGAGCTGGTCCGCATCGGTGAGGAAGTCAGCGAAAAGCTCGACATCGTGCCGGCCAAAATCCAGGTCATCCGCCACATCCGGCCAAAATACGCCTGCCGGACCTGCGAAGGTGTGGAAGCCGACGGGCCGACGGTGAAAACGGCGCCCATGCCGCCCCAAATCATCCCCCAGGGCATCGTGACCCCGGGCCTTTTGGCCCATGTCGCCGTGGCCAAGTATGCCGACGCGCTGCCCCTGTACCGCCAGGAGGATCAGTTCGCTCGCCTGGGGTGCGGATTTCGGTGA